The endosymbiont of Bathymodiolus septemdierum str. Myojin knoll sequence TCCTGCTACTGAGCAGATACCCTACTTAAATAATCATGCGCAATCTTGGCGTGCGATGATGGATGAATACAACTACACCCCTATTGCCTGTACCTTTAATCGTGCTAATAAAAATGATTGTAAAAAGGTTGCCAAGCAAATATTTGAGGCTTTAGACCATAATATTGTCAATCAATCAGATGTCTATATTTCAGTGCCAGCGGAAGTGTTGATTTATTTGGGTGAATTGTTGTTTGAAAATGGATTAAATGAAACGCAATTAATTGCTTCGCCAATTTAGTCATTTTTGACGATTTTTTTAAAAATATGCTAAACTATTGACGCTAAAGCGGTTGCGCTTTTATTAGTAAAATCTAAGGTGTATTCGACTCATAAGTGCACAACGCCCAATTGACGAACATCAACACCCGTTCTTTCAAAAAACACCTGATAAGGTGTTTTAAATTCTAAACATTTTCCAGGTCTAGAATTCAGTTTATCAACAGCAATTTTATTCTTTGACATCCCTTGCTTGATGTTAATAGCGATATAATATCTCTCTTCAGAGGTTGAGTGCTTGTACATAGTGTTCAGCTCCGTTTAAGTAAACCAATCATTATAGATTGACTAGCCTCTGATTTTTATTCAAAGGCTTAGTATATTTTGCTTTTGGCTTACCCTGAAGATCAAGCAAAATACACTAATGCTAATTAAACTTAGTTGTGCTTATGATGCGGATTTACTTTAAAATATATAGTGTTTTTAACCAAAAAAGACTTATGAATACAAATATCCAAGTTACCAAGCGTAATGGCAAGAAAGAACCGATAGATATGGAGAAAATTCACCGTGTCATTGAATGGGCCTCTCAAGGGTTAACTGGCGTTAGCGTTTCCCAGGTTGAAATCAGTGCGCAACTGGCATTTTTTGAAGACATTAAGACCGAGGATATTCACGAAACCATCATTAAGTCGGCTGCCGATTTAATTTCTACTGATGCACCTGATTATCAGTATTTAGCGGCTCGTTTAGCCATCTTTCATCTGCGTAAAAAATCATTCAAATCTTTCACTCCACCTGCCTTATTTGAACATATAACCAAACTTACCGAAAAAGGTATTTATGACACGGATATTTTAGAAAAATACAGTAAAGCTGAGATTGATGAATTAGACAGTCACACAGATCACGAGCGTGATATGGGCTTTTCTTATGCGGCAGTTAAGCAGTTAGAAGGCAAATATTTAGTGCAAAACCGCGCCACGGGAGAGATTTATGAGTCGCCACAGCAGTTGTATATGTTGGTAGGTATGTGCTTGTTCCAAGAATATGAATCTAAAGTCAGAATGGATATTGTTAAGCGTTTTTACGATGCCAGTTCTACCTTTAAAATCTCTCTGCCAACGCCGATTATGGCAGGTGTTCGCACCCCAACGCGTCAATTTTCTTCTTGTGTATTAATTGAAACTGCCGATGATTTAGATTCTATCAGTGCCACTGCAGGTGCGATTGTTAAATATGTGTCACAACGCGCAGGTATCGGTGTGAATGCCGGCAGAATTCGTGCACTTGGTAGTCCTATTCGTGGTGGTGAAGCAATGCATACGGGTTGCGTACCTTTTTACAAACATTTCCATACCGCGGTTAAATCATGCTCTCAAGGGGGCGTGCGTGGTGGTGCAGCCACCCTATTCTATCCCTTCT is a genomic window containing:
- a CDS encoding helix-turn-helix domain-containing protein, coding for MYKHSTSEERYYIAINIKQGMSKNKIAVDKLNSRPGKCLEFKTPYQVFFERTGVDVRQLGVVHL